Genomic segment of Zingiber officinale cultivar Zhangliang chromosome 11B, Zo_v1.1, whole genome shotgun sequence:
ACACATACGTAAAAAAATTGGAGGTGCGGGGAATCGAACCCCGTGCCTCTCGCATGCGAAGCGAGCGCTCTACCATATGAGCTACACCCCCAATTGATAATTtgctttaattattaattattcgaATAGATTATTGCTTTTTATAAAACTCTGGCATTGATGTAGACAATAAAGGAATGTAAAGCCATTGCTAGAGTTTTGGCAAACGAGAGTTGTCCATGAGACAACCTTCATAGCTGAGCCTGCACACATTTGCTAGCTCTTCAGTGTGATCATCCATGAACTGTGAATGCCACGTAAACATGGACGCGAAGAGGAACTCTTTCGCACAAGCCGTCAATAATTCTAAACTTTTGAACTGGTATGCTAATTCATGGAAGCTCTCTCCTATGCCATCTAGCTTCAATGAGTCAGGAATTTTGGGATGTGCTTGTTTCAGCAAGAGGAACCTTCCAAGTTTGTGATGCTCGACAACATACAAGGACTAATTTGCAGTTGCATTATGGCAAAAGCTCACACTACGTACGTACTGCCAGTGTGAATTATGCATCCATATGCCACAGAACTGAAAACATGCATGCATCTTCTGTATCTTTGTGCCCTCATCATTCACTTGTAGCATGCCTTGTTCTTATTGTACAGCTTTTACCTTTCATCACAGATCATGGCACGTGAGCTCATCTCCTCGCTCACCTTCATCTTCTGTTCTCGGCAAAATTTAGTGGACGTCAGGAATCAAATATTGATGTCCTTCACGCTCTCTGACCTTTCTAATTTCCTTCTCAATCTCTCTCCTCCGTAGAGGATGGATTGAGTATTAAGGATAAGGATTTTTGCTCATCATAAATCAACTAGATTAGATGCCTCCTAACCTTTTGCCCTTTGGACGTTGCCTGGGACCAAAAGAAAAGTGAATTCCACAGTTGAGACAGTTGCAGACTAAAAGTAATATAATCAAATGATTTCCTCTGCTGCGACTTCTCTCATTTGTCCACCTCGCTCCTCAATCTCAGGCTCGATCTTTGTGATACAATCGGCATCGAAGTGGAGGTCGGACATTTTAATTAAAGCGATCCTTCTCTATTCGCTGTTTACTTAACAAAAAACATAACCGTTGGAGAGGCGTAAATAAAGCATATCTGTCATCGGATGCTACCTGAGCCATGTCACCTCCGCACTTCATTCACTTTTCAGTTACTAAAATCTGAAAGGACTAGAACGTATAATCACCCTCCATTGAAGGCGACAACAAAGCTAAGCTGGACGCCACATCCTCGCCGTTCGTTTTGTTTCGGTCGTCCGGActgattctttcttcttcaattccGGACGTCAATTTCGCCGTTGGGATTTGCGATGTTTATTAGAATGGCGTTTCTGTAATTTATGACGCTCCTAGCATAAAAGCCAGCTTCCACGGCTAGCTCCctccttcccttcccttcccctCAATTCTGAGCTGACGAAGAGGGAGAGCGAGACCAGGCGCCGATGGGAAACGTGGAAACGGTGCGTACGTCGTCGTCTCGCCGTGAAGTCGGACCGGGAAACCGCTCCAAGAGCATCGGTTGCATGTCCGGCGTCTTTCATTTCCTTTCCAATCACCACAACCGATCTCGCAAGCGCATCACCTCCGGTAACTGCGCCGATTCCAGCAcgttctcctcttctcctctcttcttcttctggcTCCTTCTTAATTATGTAATTCGTCTTTATGCTGCAGTTAAAAGGAAGGAGAGCCCTGCCGCGAATCCTCTGACTCTGAGGCGATTAACGgcttcgccgccgccgccgccggaggCCGCTGTCGAGGACTCCAAGAAAATGCGGCGCTCCAGCGAGACGCCACGGATTCCAGTGATCCCGCAAGAGATCAGGCGTAAGAAGCCGCCGGCCGCGTCGCCGTACAGCCCCCACACCCCTCCGGCGCTGGTGGCGCGGCTGATGGGTCTCGACGACGCGCCGCTCCCGGCGGTGGCGGCGGGCAAGCGGCGGGAATTGCTGCGAGCGTTGGAGAAGTGCGACGAGGACCTCCAGGCGCTCAGTCGGATCATCGAGGCGATCCGCTCGGAGGAGATCCGAGCCGATACGGTCGTCTCCACCGCCGGGAAGACGGCCGAGCGGCTGCTCGAAATCGAGACGAACTGCGGAGCCGCCAAGAACGAGTGTAACGGGGAGCAGCCGAGCCCCGTATCGGTGCTGGACGCGTTGTCGTCGCCTCGGAATCGGTCCCGGTCGAAACGTTCCCCAGACGGTACGTAGCAGTCCGCGAAGATGAATTCGTTCCCGTCGCGAACCGGTATTATCACGAATCTTAATGCAGATAGCCAAGGAAGCCCTGCCGACGAATGTAGTAGGATCCTGAAGCCATCCCGCATAGCCGTTCTTTGTACGGGTAAGTCTAATACACTCGCACTTTCTGAGGCTTATCAGCGACATATATAGTCACATATTTACTTCCTACCTAGTGCAGACGACGATATCAATACAAATCAAAAGAAGGCGCACGAGGCCACACGACGCCGGATCATAATGGAACCAATGCCGAGTGGCGATCAGGCCAGGGCGGAGGACTTGGGCGGTCTGCGGCCGTGGTGGCGAgccaggaggaggaggaggagcgcgAGCCGGGCGATGGTGGAGAGCGTGGAGGAGGTGTGGGGGGAGGGGGTGGGGAAAGAGAGGTGGGAGTTGGGCCGGGTGGAGGTTTGGGTGGAGGCCCAGTTGCTGGGCGAGTTGGTGGAGGAGCTTGTCGTGGAGCTTCTCGGCTGGAACCGTAAGCTGTCGTCGCCTACTCGCAGGAAGAGGCTCCGCTTCTAGTTCTGGAATGAATCGTAGTTGCATGCACCCAAATGAATTGCTTGAGCACTTATCGGATGTGAATATTGCAgaatgcaatttttttttttaattgatgaaAGTGGATCTATGAATAAAATTTCAAGTGAAATATTACTTCTCCGGTCTTAACTATTGATCCTGTTCGGCGATGGATGCTGGGATGTGACGTTCCTGTTGATCGTTAATGGGCTTCGAATAAGTGATACCTGCAACTACAATGATGTTAGTACCGAGTCAGGGAGGGATTCTCCGGCGAgagtcctccgatgctcaagtcagcgaCTGGTGATGTAAAaattatgcatacctccgtcgaaactTAGAGCCCTTTATATAGGTCTCCGGGAAAGTGCGTGCACATTTCTTGAGGCATACACACTTCTCAAAGCTCCCCCTAAGAAGATATGTTAGGAAAGCGTCTCTGACACCATACTTCAATGACCcgggcatatctctgacatgacagtggaaacttccgccgtacgattctctgtctgacgaTGTCACCAACCATGTCATCTATTGATGGCGCGGGTTCCTATGAAGATATCAGCTGATCCTTCTTTTGAATGTTATTGGGCCGCGCGGGATGGTCACTCGGCCATACCTTAGCCGTTCGGGTAGTCTAGCCCTTGGGCTGAGCGGAGTGGCCGCTCGGTTGGCATTCTACTGTCCGAGCTATCTGAGAGTGATCGCCGGTTCTGACACTTAGTGCAAGCCCGAGCGAGCTGGCCGCTCGGCGTATATCTTATTCTGAGCGTCAGAAGCTCGGTATGCAACCGAGTTGTGGTAATCATCGGGTTGATATCGGCTCGGCTGTCCTCCAAATCGGTCGAGCAAGTGGGTCGTCCGATCGGCCAGCGACACGGGGTcgttgacctccttgactttgacccccACCGTGGCAACGACCCTTTGATCGGTGAGCCCCTATCACCGGATCATATgcccccctcaagtctagtcgaagaaggttGTAAGTCTAACTGACTGGACAAGAAGAGTATGGAGCTCGATTGGTCGATTGGCCATTATTTTggtggtgttagttagagccctagagccaatcatttgatgattgttgtaaggactcgttgtatcatattcttgtatataaacaaagacatttgtttttgttattatacttacttgtattagtgtcaaataactaagtataatagcgtccttgagtagaaggttcttacctatatcaatcgattggttgaatcgataatgagatgatataggaaacactactcttaatcattcctagtcgagtattaacattcagggataatgttaatgcgatgagactagcatgtaggtcaactcgatgacttgatctcacaagtcatggatatggagatatcaagttgatacataggtatgcattagagaatgcatactgaatgacccgccatgagaaagtatcatggatcattatatgagtgtcatatactttctcatgtggctattagtatgactactagtccttggacttgaagtcaccattgttccctacataaggagttacgcactttggcttcttcaaacgtcacccgtaactgggtggactataaaggcgattactaggtgtataacaaattatgcggagggatgtgagcgatgtagatgggatctatccctcctatatgacgggagtgacatcgatattcttgatagagtgagaccacgaagtgcatggccatgcccaaataagtcaatatgagatattgagctcatttgattgagtgagtctacttggagttcaagatttagattgattagaggatgacacggtttatgcctcacattgatcaatctagatgtcaaggatagaaagacacttgtcatatattgtgagaagtcacaaggtgatgttggatcttaacattcttgtaacttgggtagtaatgatgtgttgctagataccgctcattacttattcttctaaatgagtttaggagcattgccaatgttacaagaacctatagggtcacacacaaaggacaattagatggagattaggttcctttgatgaacctaaaggattaggttcatgtgatgaaccaaattggattaagagtaatccaaattaggctaattgagttggactcaattcggTTCATGTAATAAATGAgtttaatttggacttagactcattgaatcaatttaattcaatgaatagatattcattaaattaaaattgacttgaaccaatggttagatttgataaaccatgggagagaagtggtcaagtttgacttgacttgagaggaagatgaagggtcaaatttgacttgaccatttgccacctcattggtgagttgacattaagtgggtcaatgatgatgctccacatcatcatggttgcttaagtgggatgccaccttatgggagttaccaagagttgtgactcttggcatcctatggaggttacaaaccactcaaaagtggccggccactttcattcaaggggtaggtttcattttgtgttgaaactcccatcttcttcctcctctcaagctctcatcttctctccctctcctccatggttactgatcttctaaggttgctagcacatccttagaggttctctccatcgacttgttcgtgtggatacacatagagggttgtacacttgacaaccttgagatccgacatcacttggacgagcgggatacgcgaagggcttcgcatcaagggtaacatttcttccttgtagatctagtgtagatctaggttagagaagcacgtactcaaagttttacgaaattttattcttcgcacggatccggtggcgggggttttggggtttcagcaacgcaaaaaatgatttttgcggcccgaaaaactcaacagtggtatcagagtcacgtgcaaAGCATGTACgagttttgttttttgtttttatgacaaaaattcagatctgtaagtttatgtatatttgtgatttttatagattttatgggtatttttctcgtagaagcgaagcacaagtgtttagacacttgtaggcttcgactaccgagaagatcttttcgaaacggcaaggtttcgccccaaatcattttgggacagtgggctaaggtgtCGTAGGATCgttaaggaacactcgcgatggttatatcacgggtaggggtgctgcccctgaccccgcaaggggcttcattccgcgattgtgcccgaaaatcgctaaacgggaccaccgggaatttttactcataaaaattgtaaaaaatatggaaaatttataaaaatttatagaaataacataatttagaattatgtattattttgtaatAGTCATggtccaaaagacccaattagattggaaaaattatgttgtaattcataatatggcctgcgtgccattttgtgtttgtgcgtgttgtacttgatttgcgacctacgcgtcgtgccttcctctattttatatttctgttgtaaaatagtttttagactcaaatgtaactcgagtttcaaaattgtaatgtacaaaattggagcggtggaaggtccacttgagacggagttaccaggagggcgcgagcaacacaaggtggtcaaaggaaggagcttgagaagctgttgaccttaggttgaccatccgatcttctcattgacttgagaagatcgtagtagggacatgactaatcacaaaaattatttaattaattgcttgtgtgtgtatatgtgatgcatgctagaatagtaattaattagcgcct
This window contains:
- the LOC122034716 gene encoding uncharacterized protein LOC122034716; its protein translation is MGNVETVRTSSSRREVGPGNRSKSIGCMSGVFHFLSNHHNRSRKRITSVKRKESPAANPLTLRRLTASPPPPPEAAVEDSKKMRRSSETPRIPVIPQEIRRKKPPAASPYSPHTPPALVARLMGLDDAPLPAVAAGKRRELLRALEKCDEDLQALSRIIEAIRSEEIRADTVVSTAGKTAERLLEIETNCGAAKNECNGEQPSPVSVLDALSSPRNRSRSKRSPDDSQGSPADECSRILKPSRIAVLCTDDDINTNQKKAHEATRRRIIMEPMPSGDQARAEDLGGLRPWWRARRRRRSASRAMVESVEEVWGEGVGKERWELGRVEVWVEAQLLGELVEELVVELLGWNRKLSSPTRRKRLRF